One region of Vairimorpha necatrix chromosome 10, complete sequence genomic DNA includes:
- a CDS encoding putative SP-containing protein, with amino-acid sequence MLNMGFLLCIIGVLQVTAHPHPIKKDLSTTEREYTVSKSLKKCTRELYQESDDIKTQDDDLFEQRSTAISEIIYDSFMDKMLFPIRIKVDWVTKDNKKEDVIRKKDLSFLLFGLAIEELVFNREYKGKEKAVRGLLSSLAEQTRPLYKALSCINYKVNKFNIKKLQEIITDQMDIKMDVETSYKVKQVFETKSYKKIISFIEYNKKNETKLLGVDNFSDVLTNSDNSSVNLFSIPLSDSFVSSVPLNLN; translated from the coding sequence ATGTTAAATATGggatttttattatgtatTATAGGTGTGCTACAAGTAACAGCTCATCCTCATCCTATTAAAAAGGATTTAAGTACAACTGAAAGGGAATACACAGTAAGTAAAAGtcttaaaaaatgtacGAGAGAACTTTATCAAGAAAGTGACGACATCAAAACTCAAGATGATGATTTATTCGAACAAAGATCAACAGCAATATCAGAGATAATTTATGACTCTTTTATGGATAAAATGTTATTCCCAATAAGAATAAAGGTGGATTGGGTAACCAAAGATAACAAAAAGGAGGAtgttataagaaaaaaggACCTTagttttttactatttggACTTGCAATAGAAGAACTGGTATTCAATAGAGAGTATAAAGGAAAAGAAAAAGCTGTCAGAGGATTATTAAGCTCTCTTGCTGAACAAACTCGTCCACTCTACAAAGCACTTTCCtgtattaattataaagttaataaatttaatatcaaGAAACTTCAGGAAATTATCACGGACCAAATGGATATTAAAATGGACGTGGAAACAAGTTATAAAGTAAAACAAGTCTTTGAAACTAAAAGTTATAAGAAAATCATCAGTTTTAttgaatataataaaaaaaacgaaacCAAATTATTGGGGGTTGATAACTTCAGTGACGTGTTAACAAATTCCGATAATTCTAGTGTTAATCTGTTTAGTATCCCTCTGAGTGATTCTTTCGTTTCTTCAGTTCcactaaatttaaattaa